Genomic window (Ureibacillus composti):
ATAAAGTTCACAGACTAGAAACAATTATAAAAGTTGTAGCAGGTCAAGATGAAGAGACATTAGATATTGTTGCAAAAGTATATGAATTAGTTGTTGAAGCTGGTGTGCATAAGGCAGCTAGTATTAAAGTGGCAGAAGCTGCTAAGGTTATAGAGAATTCACAACGTGATATCAACATTGCCTTTATGAATGAGCTATCTATCATATTTAATAAAATGGGAATTGATACAAAAGCAGTTCTTGAGGCAGCAGGCACCAAATGGAACTTCCTTAATTTCTCTCCAGGGCTAGTCGGAGGTCACTGCATAGGGGTTGACCCATACTATCTAACATATAAAGCGGAACAAATGGGTTACCATTCTCAAATCATCCTTTCAGGAAGAAAAATAAACGATGATATGGGTAAATATGTTGCCGAAAGTACGGTAAAGAAAATGATTAAAGCTAATAAGCAAATTAATGGTGCGAAAGTTGCTATATTCGGTGTTACGTTTAAAGAGAACTGTCCCGATGTCAGAAATACAAAAGTGGTCGACGTAATAAAAGAATTAGAAGAGTACGGAATAGATGTCAAAGTTGTAGATCCTCAAGCAGACAAAGAAGATTTATGGTATGAATATAGAATTAATCTTTGTGAAGAAGAAGAAATAAAAGAGATGGATGCAGTAATCTTTGCAGTTCCACACGATGAATTTAAATCTATTCAATTGGAAGATGTAAAAGCGATGTTTAGAACAACAGGATATGTAAATTCAGAAGTTATGAGTGAAGTGGCTGCAACATCTGAGTTTGGCATAGATATTGATAGAAAAGATTGTGTATTGATAGACCTTAAAGGAATGTTTAACAGACAAGAAGCAGATGATACTGGGTTTGTATACTGGAGGTTATAATAGTGGGTTATGAAAATATAAAGTTTCCAGAGGATAGTAAATTCTTAGTTACTGGATCAGCAGGTTTTATTGGTTCCAATCTAGTAGAAGCAATACTTAAATTAGGCTATAAAGTTAGAGGGCTTGATAACTTTTCAACTGGTAAAAAAGAAAATGTAGAAGAGTTTTTAGACAATCCTAATTATGAATTTATTGAAGGAGATATTTGTGATCTTGACACATGTATGAAAGCTTGTGAAGGAATTGATTATGTTTTGAATCAAGCTGCATGGGGGAGTGTTCCAAGAAGTATTGAGATGCCTTTGTTTTATGAAGAGGTAAATATAAAAGGTACTTTAAATATGATGGAAGCAGCAAGGCAAACTAGTGTAAAGAAATTTGTCTATGCTTCTAGTTCATCAGTATATGGCGACGAGCCAAATCTTCCAAAAAGAGAGGGTAGAGAGGGCAATGTATTATCACCTTATGCCCTTACTAAAAAAGCAAATGAAGAATATGGAAAACTCTATACAAATTTGTATGGCCTTGATACTTATGGTATGCGTTATTTTAATGTATTTGGTAGAAGACAGGATCCTAATGGTGCCTATGCAGCCGTAATCCCAAAATTTATTAAACAGTTACTTAATGATGAGCAACCAACTATTAATGGTGATGGAAAGCAGAGTAGAGATTTTACTTACATCGAGAATGTGATAGAGGCAAACTTGAAAGCTTGTAATGCATCCCATGAAGCAGCAGGGCAGGCCTATAACATAGCTTACGGTGGTAGAGAGTATTTGATTGATATTTATGATGGGTTATGTAAAGCGCTTGAAAAGAACATAAAACCTATTTTTGGACCTGATCGGAAAGGTGATATTAAGCATAGTAATGCTGATATTAGTAAAGCAAAAGAGTATTTAGGATATAATCCGGAATGGAGTTTTGAGAGGGGTATTACGTCCGCTATACAGTGGTATAAGGAGAATTTGTAATGTCAAAGCCAATAAGAGTATTGCAAGTTTTTGCTCAAATGAATAGAGGTGGTGCAGAAACTATGATAATGAATCTGTACCGCAATATTGATCGTTCTAAGATTCAGTTTGATTTTATTGTGCATACTGAAGATGAGTGCGACTACGATGAAGAAATAAAATTTTTAGGTGGTACTATCCATAGAGTTCCAAGATACACTGGTAAAAATCATTTTCAATATAAAAAGGCATGGTTTGATTTTTTCAGATTTCATCCAGAATATAAAATAATTCATGGGCATGTTAGAAGTACGGCTTCTATTTATCTAAAAGTAGCACAAAAACATGGTTTAACGACAATTGCTCATAGCCATAGTACTTCTTCAGGTAGTGGAACTTCTGCATTAGCAAAAAACGTATTGCAGTATCCAATTAGGTACACAGCAGATTACTTAATTGCATGTTCTAAGTATGCAGGAGAGTGGTTATTTGGCAAAAATGCATGCAAAAGTGATAAATTTTTGGTTTTAAATAATGCGATTGATTCTAAAGAATTTTTATTTAATGGAGATACTAGAATTAAAAAGAGAAAAGAGCTTAATATTAACAATAGGTTTGTAGTTGGGCATGTTGGGAGATTCGACAGTCCTAAAAATCATGATCTATTAATTGATATATTTAAGGTAGTACATGATAAAAATAATAACTCATTGCTACTGTTAGTAGGTGATGGAGAATTACGTAATCAAATTGAGAAGAAGGTTGATGGCCTTGGTTTAAATGATTCAGTTATTTTTACAGGTGTACGTTCTGATATCTCTGATTTGATGCAAGTTATGGATGTCCTTGTTTTTCCATCATTATATGAAGGATTACCAGTTACCTTGATTGAGGCTCAAGCATCTGGGTTACCATGTATAATATCTGATAATATTTCAGAAGAAGTGAAAATAACAGAATTAGTAAAGTTTATTTCAATTGATAATAATGTAAATATTTGGGCAAATGAGATTGCTAAATACTTTAATAATTCAACCAGAAGAAACACATATCAGGATATAGCTAAAGCAAGATATGACATTGAATTAGTAGCTAGTGAGTATCAAAATTTTTACATTTCTTGTTCTAAAAGCAAGTAATAATAAGTTGGTCTAAATTTGTTACCATAAAAACCGATAAACGATACTTTCGGGATTGGTCAAAACACTATCGATTATCAAGGATCATTCTTGTTTATTGGTTATGTGGAGGAGATATATTGAGTACCATAAAGTTAACTAGTGGTCTGTTGATAATAACATTATTTTTAACCTCTATACTGATTAGTGTAAATTATTATACTAATATTAGTTTATTAGTTAGTATTGCAGGTAGTATACTATTAATCTATTGGAATAAAAAGGTTAATGGAAATTATATTAATATTACTATGTTTTTTATTGTTTTTAGTGTTCTATACGGAATTTCCGGTCCAATAAATGCTGTATGGGGAGAAGGGCTACATCCTTTATTCTCTAAACCATATAATACTGATGCATTTCTTATTAGTTATGCATTAGCGAATATTGGATTAATTATTGGAATTATATTGTTTAACACTACTAGTAACAATCGTTTCAATAATACAATAATAGATGATAGCATTAATATGGCAATTATTAAGAGAAAAAGAATATTAAATGTTGCTCTTTTATTGGCTTTGATAGCGTCAAGTTTTGAAATTATTAATTTAATAAGGATTGGTGGTATTAGTCTTTTATTTGTTGGAAAAGCCACTTATCAAAGTTTAAGTTCTAACTTAACATTTACTCTACCATCATCTGACGTTATGACTATTGCCTTTGCATTTCTAGGGTTGTACCTAGGAACCACATACTCAGATAAAGTTCAACTTAAAAAATCAAAACTTAAAATTCTGCTATTCCTGCTTTACTCTATCCCTTTTTTATTAATAAATACAGTTTTAGGGCAAAGAGGAATACTACTTACACTTTTTATTTGTATTCTTACTGGCGTCTTTTTTTTCAAGCCATTAAAAAGAGTAAAACCTAAACTTGTAATAATTTTAATTATATTTTATGTTTTTTTATCTTTCTTATTTGCAAACAGATCTCTTGTTAGTACAATTCCGGATAATCCAGAGTATTTTTTAGAGACAGCATTTAAAAAGGAAAGAATAATTGAGGTATTAAATCCAGGTGCAAACGAATTTGGTGCAGCTTTTGGAAATTATTCTGAGTTTTATGGGAAATATGATTATAATTTCATTCCTAAGTTGGGCGAAACTTATATTAAAGGGTTAGTAATGCCTATTCCATCTTTTGTTTATCCCGGTGATAAACCACAGCAAATAACGTATGAATTCAGGGATGAATTTTTTGCAAGTGAAGCTAGCAGAGGCAGGATAGCAGGAACAGCCTATTCTTCGATATTAGAAGCATATTCAAATTTTAATTTTATTGGAGTATTATTTATCTATTTAATAATAGGCTATGTCTTACAGAAGATTGATACTCAATATAAATACAAAAACATATTTTTTATGATTTTATATATAGCTTCAATTCCTGTAACAGTAGTTTTTCATAGAAGTGCTTTTGGTGATATTTTCTCAATCATTTTCATTAGAGCTTTGGCTATTTATTTCTTTATATTTTTATGTACTAAAACTAATAATAAGAAGAATTTAAGAAACGAACCGGTGTAAATAGAATGAAACTAAATATAAATATGTAGTGGTATTAAATCACTTTTTAGGGATTGTGATAAAAGTTGGAAAAAATAAAAGTATTGCAAATTATACCTAGTTTTGGAGTGGGTGGAGCTGAAAAGTTAGTGTTAGATTATCTAACTTATTTCGATAAGGAAAAAGTCGATATAAAAGCAATCTCCATGTACGGAAATAAAAATACAATATATGACGATTTTATAAGGGATAAGGGGCTTAATGTTGTTTATTTAGATAAAAAGCCAGGTGTAGACCTATCTATGATATTAAAAATGAAAAAGATAATTAAAGAGTTTAAGCCTGATATTATTCATAGCCATATGAATAGTATGAAGTACATTATTTATTCAGTTATTAATAATAAGCAAGTGAAAATGTTTCACACACTTCATAATGAACCTGAGAAAGATGCTAAGGGACTAGACAAATATTTTAACAAATTTTCATTTAAATATTTGAACTGCACCCCGATAGCCTTAACTGATGAATTAGCTAGAAAAATAAATAGTTACTATGGTTTAGAAAGTGCAATCGTAGTTAATAACGGAATAGATTTAGATAAATTTAAAAATGAAAAGGAAGATAAAAAAGATATTAGAAGAAGCTTAAATTTACCTCCAGACTCATTTATAGTAGGTCATGTAGGAAGGTTTATGAGGCAAAAAAATCACGAATTTATAATTGATGTTTTTAAAAAGGTTGTTAATGTAAAAAAGGATTCTTTATTAATTTTAGTTGGTGAGGGAGAATTAAAAAAGGATATTGAAGAAAAAGTAATTGCATTAGGATTATCAGATAAAGTTAAATTTTTGGGTTTGAGAAAAGATATACCTGAATTATTAAAATCCTTCGATGTCTTTTTATTTCCTTCTTTTCATGAGGGATACCCAATTACTTTAATAGAAGCACAGGCTGCCGGTGTTAGATGTGTAATTTCAAATAGTATAGACAGTCGATGTGTACTTAGTAATGACACTTTAAGTGTAAATTTAGAGGCAACACCTGAGGAATGGTGTGATGTCATTATTGATGGGAATATTAAGAGTAACCCGACTGATACAATTGAAAGTTTTGACATAAAGGAAGTAGTTAAGCAATTGGAAAAGTTATATCGTATAAAACTAGAAAAGTGAGATGAATTTTAGAGTAACAATGCAAAATAGAGTTTTTCTTTTACCCTCTTATATTTGGAAAAGTAACTAGTGTAAATTGATCATATATGAAAGTAAACTTTTTTCACATGTATTTAAGAGTGAATAGCTATCTATAATTCGCAATAAATCAAATATTAGGTCTTTAAAGATAATAGTACTGAAAGTGACGTGCGTAATCATGGAAATACAAGTAACGGTTTTTACACCAACCTATAATAGGGGGTATATTATAGAAAAACTTTACAACTCTCTTAAGAATCAACAGTGTAAAAGCTTTGAATGGGTTGTGGTAGATGATGGATCTACTGACGATACAATGGCTTTGTTTAAAGAGTGGGAAAAAAAAGACCATGGCTTTCCAATCAGATATTATTATAAGAATAATGGTGGTAAACATCGGGCTATAAATGATGGAGTCAAACATGCAAATGGGAGATTATTTATCATTGTTGATTCAGATGACTATTTAACTGAAGATGCAATTAAGATGATATTGGAGCGAGAAGTAGAAATTAGAGCTCAAGGATCTTTTGCAGGATTGGGATTTAATAAAGGAAAAGATAGAAAAAATATTGTTGGGAGTACTTTCCGAGGAAAGTCAATTGATGCAACATCAATTCAGAGAATTAATCATAATATAACAGGCGATAAGGCAGAAGTGTTTTATACAAATATACTAAGACACTATCAATTCCCAGAGTTCCCTAATGAGAAATTTATTACCGAGAATGTAGTGTGGTATAAGATTGCAAATGATGGTTACAAGATAAGGTGGTTTAATGAAATCATTTATATTTGTGAATACTTGGATGACGGGCTAACTAGTAATGCAAATTCCTTAGCATTAAATAATTTTAATGGTTATACATATACCATTAAAGAACTATTAAAATATAACCTACACCCTAAAGAAAAGGCAGTATTGATTGGGGTATATACACGAACAGCAAAGATAAAAGGATTAAGTTTTAAAGAGATTTCAAAAAATATAGGGATTGGTATATATGTTTGTTATTTTTTAGAGAAACTCTCAAAGATTAGCAGATTCATAAAAAGTTTTAAAAAGAGTAAATAAAAGTATTGATTTGTAAATTCATTTTTATATTAAACAATCGACTTTGTGCTACAATGAGCCCTTTTGACTCATCATATATGTTTGCTTAGTAAATATCCGGCCTTACAGCCGGTATTATTATTTGAGAACATTTTTTTATATACAAGTATGCCAAGCGTTTTACCTACTATGAATTAGTGATTAACAGATTTAATCTTATATTTCTTACCATGGGGGAGTGACTATGAAAGGTATTATCAAAATTGCAAGATACATGCTTTTTAATAAAATTCATAATACAAGAATTAAGAGTAAATATGCTAGTTTAAAAGCTTCATATGGTGTTGAGGTTGGAGTAGCATATAATTCGTATGTAGAAAGTGATGTTACCATAGGAGATTATAGTTATATAAATGCAAATTCATATATAGAAAATTGTGAGATTGGAAAGTTTTGTTCTATTTCTTCTGGAGTATATATATCGCCATTTGAACACAACAATAATTTTAGAACTACACATCCGATAATATTCAATAAAAAATACGGATTTACTAGCGAAAATTATAAAATGAATCGTAAAAAGGTTATTATAGGTAATGACGTTTTAATAAGTTTAAATGCGGTGATTTTAGAAGGTGTAAAAATTGGAAATGGTGCGGTCATTGGAGCTGGTGCTGTTGTAACAAAAGATGTTGAACCTTATGAGGTTGTTGGTGGTGTACCTGCCAAGCATATCAAATATAGATTTAATGTTGAAGAAAGAGAAAATTTACAGGAAATTAAATTCTGGGATTGGGACAAGCAGAAAATTGTGAGAAATATAGACTATTTAAGAAATGTAAGTAATTCAATAGTCTAACAATGTGTTTTACATGTCATTCTGGAAAGTTCTTACTAAACTTACCTTATTCAAGCTAAGGAAAAATAGGTTATTAATTGGATTAATCCGATGTAACATTTGAAAGAAAGTGTTAAATTTGAACAAAACAGCCACAATTATAATGTTAATAACAATCGTATCACAAATATTTGGGTTTGGAAGAGAAATTGCTTTATCTTTTTTATATGGAACTTCAAGCATAAGTGATGCCTATTTAATTTCTACTACTATTCCAGGTGTATTGTTTGGAATTATTACAGCAGGTTTAGTTGCAGGATACATTCCTATGTATAGCAAAGTGGCAAAAGAAGATGGAGAGTCTGAAGCTAATAAATTTACAAATAATCTTATAAGCATTTTATTAGTTATATGTACCACTATAGTATTTATTGGACTAACATTTACGGAACAAATAGTCAAATTATTTGCTTACGGATTTGAAGGAGAGACTCTAAATTTAGCAGTTAGGTTCACAAAGATTAGCTTATTTGCTATTTATCTTTCTGCAATGATTTCAATTTTCACCGGCTATCTCCAGATTAAAAATAATTATATAATTCCAGCCTTAGTTGGAATACCTTTTAACTTTTTTGTTGTACTTTCTATAGTCTTAAGTCATAAAACTAATACATTAGCACTACCACTGGGTTTTGTAATAGCAAGTGTTTCACAATTAATTTTAATGATACCATATATTAGAAAAACCAAATACAGATATAAGTTTAAAATTGATTTTAAAGATAAGAATATTAAAAACTTGGCTTATATTACGTTGCCTATCATATTAGGAATATCAGTTAATCAAATCAATGTATTAATTGACAGGACCTTGGCCTCTCAATTAGCAGTGGGAGGAATCTCAGCTCTAAATTATGCAAATAGACTTAACGGTTTTGTGCAAGGAATATTTGTAATGTCAATAACTTCTGTTTTATACCCAAACACTTCAAAAATGGCAGCAGAAAACAATATGAATGGACTTAAAAGTGCTTTATCAAAGGCAATAACAGGAATTAATCTATTGGTTATACCTGCTACTTTAGGTGCTATTGTTCTTGCGGAGCCGATTGTCTCTGTATTGTTTGGCCGAGGTGAATTCGACATTCAGGCCACTGCTATGACATCTAACGCTTTAATATTCTACTCAATTGGAATGGTAGGTTTTGGATTTCGCGAAATCTTATCAAGAACATTTTATTCACTACAGGATACAAAAACACCAATGATAAATGCTGCTATAGGTATGTTTATGAATATTATTCTAAATATAATCTTATCTAGATTTCTTGGTATTGGAGGACTTGCATTAGCTACAAGTATTTCAGCTATTTTTACATCAGGATTAATGTTCATTAGTCTGAAAAGGAAAATAGGTTCGTACGGCTTAAAACAACTTTCAATATCATTCATTAAAATACTATGTGCATCTTTGTTAATGGGAGTTATAGTTAAGTTATCTTTTAACTATTTAACATCAACAATAAGTAATATCACCTCTTTATTTATTGCTATTGGGGTAGGGGCCGTGTCTTACTTTGTAATAGTTAATTTTATGAGGATTGAAGATGTTAATACCATTGTCAAAGCTTTCAAAAGAAAATTGGTAAGAAAATGAACTAATGGGGAGGCTTCTATACCTTGAACATACTAGTAACCGGTGGTACCGGATATATAGGATCACACACTTGTATAGCATTATTGGAAGCAGGACATTCAGTCATTATTGCTGATAATCTATCTAACAGTAAAAGTGAGACTGTTATGAAAATCATGGGTATAGCTGATAAAGAAGTTACCTTTTACGAGATTGATGTAACAGATGCAGAAGCTGTTGATATTATTTTCAGAAATTATAATGTTGATGGGGTTATTCATTTTGCCGGTCTTAAAGCGGTTGGAGAATCAGTAGAAAAACCACTGGAGTATTATTACAATAACATCGTAAGTACAATGGTTCTAACTAAAGCTTGTCAGAAACATGGTGTCAACCGATTTGTCTTTAGCTCATCAGCAACAGTATATGGAGATAATAAAGTACCTTTCGTAGAGACAATGGATCTCCTACCAACGACTAATCCCTATGGTGAAACAAAGGCTATGAGTGAACGGATTCTAACTGATATAGCAAATGCAAATCCTGCCTTCTCAGTATCACTTCTTCGGTACTTCAATCCAGTTGGAGCCCACGAAAGTGGATTAATTGGGGAAGCACCTAATGGAATTCCTAATAATCTGATGCCATATGTTACGCAAGTAGCAAAAGGTAAACTTAAGAAATTAAGAGTCTTCGGAAATGATTATCCTACTGTGGATGGCACCGGGGTACGTGATTATATTCATGTAGTGGATCTTGCTGAGGGACATGTTGCTGCATTGGAGAATCTAACTGAAGGTGTCCATCTTTATAATTTAGGAACCGGAAAAGGTACTAGTGTACTAGAGTTAGTGAAAGCTTTTGAAGATGCTAATGATATTGAGGTTCCATATGAAATCGTGGATCGAAGACCTGGAGATATTGCTTCATGCTATGCGGATGCATCAAGAGCAAAGCGAGAATTAGGCTGGACTGCAAAACGCGATATTATCGCTATGTGCCGTGATGCTTGGCGATTTGAGAAGAATTATAAAGAATAGAAGTATTAGTAAGAGTTTTTGGTATTCACCCGCTGGGCCTAGAGAGGCTTGGCGGGCTTATTTGAAGTTTACATTATAGAGAATAGTAATTTTAATTTTGTCAGAATGGCAAGTCATCATCACTCATAGGTAACGGTGGTGACGTTTGGTACTGCTGGTTAGCAAAAGGATCGATTGGAATGACATTTGAATTATGCTGCTGACTAAACGCCTGTTCTCTTACAACATCCCACGGCTTTAGAATTCCTGTTTTATTAAAGGTAGTAGGCCGGCCGCAGGATTCACAAAAGCGAGCGTCACCGGAGTTCTGATGATAGATTGTATCAATTTGATACCCATTTGAGTCAAACTCGGGTTCACCTTCACAAACATTATACAAAGATAGTCCACAAATCTTGCAGTGACCGGCATTTGTACTAAACACTTCATTCTCGCAACGTGGGCATTCCACTACACGCATGTTTTCATCAACTTGTACTCCATCGTCATAAATCATAGTATCAAAACCTCCAATTTATTGATTTCCGCAAAGCCATATTCTCTTATGCAAGATTTCAGTAACTCCTCATGTTTTTCTATCTCCAGCTTCTGTGTCGAATTGGCTGTAAATACGATAAGTGAGTCATCATCCCGGATGGCTTTCGTACCGGAAAGGGATGAATAGGCACCTTGGTTTTGTTCCCAAACATATACGGAAGCAATGATATAATCCCAATGTTCATATTCGATATAATCTTCATATCTACCATTTTCGTAATCCAGTAAATCAGGAATCTCTATTTCTTTTAGGTAGTCATAGAGTCCACTGCTTTCAAATACGGTCTGATCGCCACAAGAAGGACAGTAACGGAATTCTCCGCTAAGATTGGTTTGTTCTGAATGGCACTGGTTAAAGAGTGATGTCCCACAGATTTTGCAATGCTTTGCGTCTGGACTGAACTCATGGTTCCTGCACACTGGACAAAACAATAATCGCTTGTTCTCATCTACATCATACGACGGATAGAATTGACCTTTTTGAAAGTCGGAATAGATGTAGAAGATGCCAGGCTGTGGCAGATGCACAAATGGGGTTTCGATTATAGGGAGTTCTTTTCCGCAGATATGGCAGTTCACTTGCAAAGAGTCATCAATGTATGCATTGCAGTTACGGCATATTCTGCATATCTTTGAAAAGTCCGGATACAGGCTGCTCCCATAGAACTTATCGATTCCATCTTTAATTGCTTGTTTGTGTTGATCTCTATAAAAGAAAGGATAAAAATTCCTTAGTAATTCACGTTCTTCAGGCTGGTTATTCCAAGGGAAATTGTTTAGATGCTTTTCACATTTCTCCGAAGCGTTTTTAGAGATGTCGCAAAGAAAGGCAATCTCCTGTGCTTCCTTAATGCTAAACAAATGTAACAATGCATTAGGAGCCAATATCGCCTCAGCAAACCAGTGTGCTTCAACTTCTAATACACCGTACTGCTTTTTAGTCAATCCTCCACGATTTAATGCGGTTTCCTCAAAATCACTTAAGTGACCAAGAACAATATGACCAATTTCGTGAGCAATAGTCCAACGTATTCGTGACTCGGAATAGGTGTCATCATAAACAATTAAATACTCATTGCTTCCCCTGAGAATCTGTGTTCTAGCTTCAATCCCTTTTTGTTTTAGGTTATAGGGATCTTTATGGCCAGTTGCTTTCCGTAACTCCGACCAACTCTGCACATACCAATTGGGGCATTGCTCAATAATTTTAAAAGGATCCACAGGTAATTCACGGATATCCAAGGCGTTTAAAAGTTGGTACCCTTTCATCGTAGCATCCGAAAAACGAGGTTTACCGGGAATTTTTCTTGTTCTTTGCATAGGCTAAAAACATCTCCATCTGATCGACTAGGTCGTCGTAGTCCTCTTCCTCCAAATCTGAATTCCGCGCTAATCCATCCACAATTTTTTGGACGGTCTGTTGCTGCTTCTCTGTTTTTAATGTAGGAAATACCCGTTCAATGATAGGTATATCGCCGTTTTCCTCTGTTATATATCCAGCAATTTTTAAAAGCTCTTCATTAGGTACGTCAAGTGCTGTTGCCAATGCATTGAGGACTGGAACTGATGGGTTCTTTCTCTCTCCATTTTCAATACGATGTACTTCTGTATGACTAATATCTGCTTCCGTT
Coding sequences:
- a CDS encoding helix-turn-helix domain-containing protein, with the translated sequence MKSLGGFIKERREAKNWSKRRLATEADISHTEVHRIENGERKNPSVPVLNALATALDVPNEELLKIAGYITEENGDIPIIERVFPTLKTEKQQQTVQKIVDGLARNSDLEEEDYDDLVDQMEMFLAYAKNKKNSR
- a CDS encoding ImmA/IrrE family metallo-endopeptidase, giving the protein MQRTRKIPGKPRFSDATMKGYQLLNALDIRELPVDPFKIIEQCPNWYVQSWSELRKATGHKDPYNLKQKGIEARTQILRGSNEYLIVYDDTYSESRIRWTIAHEIGHIVLGHLSDFEETALNRGGLTKKQYGVLEVEAHWFAEAILAPNALLHLFSIKEAQEIAFLCDISKNASEKCEKHLNNFPWNNQPEERELLRNFYPFFYRDQHKQAIKDGIDKFYGSSLYPDFSKICRICRNCNAYIDDSLQVNCHICGKELPIIETPFVHLPQPGIFYIYSDFQKGQFYPSYDVDENKRLLFCPVCRNHEFSPDAKHCKICGTSLFNQCHSEQTNLSGEFRYCPSCGDQTVFESSGLYDYLKEIEIPDLLDYENGRYEDYIEYEHWDYIIASVYVWEQNQGAYSSLSGTKAIRDDDSLIVFTANSTQKLEIEKHEELLKSCIREYGFAEINKLEVLIL
- the galE gene encoding UDP-glucose 4-epimerase GalE; translated protein: MNILVTGGTGYIGSHTCIALLEAGHSVIIADNLSNSKSETVMKIMGIADKEVTFYEIDVTDAEAVDIIFRNYNVDGVIHFAGLKAVGESVEKPLEYYYNNIVSTMVLTKACQKHGVNRFVFSSSATVYGDNKVPFVETMDLLPTTNPYGETKAMSERILTDIANANPAFSVSLLRYFNPVGAHESGLIGEAPNGIPNNLMPYVTQVAKGKLKKLRVFGNDYPTVDGTGVRDYIHVVDLAEGHVAALENLTEGVHLYNLGTGKGTSVLELVKAFEDANDIEVPYEIVDRRPGDIASCYADASRAKRELGWTAKRDIIAMCRDAWRFEKNYKE